GGCATCGTCCTGACAACGCACCTTCTGGAGGAGGCCCAGCGGCTGGCCGACTCCGTCTTCATCCTCAAGGACGGCATCGTCGTGCGTCACGGAACCGTGGCTGAGCTCACCAACGCCGATGGGCCGCCCCCCGACGCTGCTGATGCGACGGAGCGGAACGGAGAGCTCAGCGGAGGCTCACCCTCACGTCGGCTGGTGTTCGCGTCCCCGCGCATCCTGACGGCGGAGGAGCTGGGCTCCGCGCCGCTGAGCGTTCAGCTCGACGGCGATGCCTCGAATAAGGCGGGTGCCCGCTGGGCGGTCTACGGGGTGGCCTCGCCCGCTGAGCTCGCAGCAGTCACCGGCTGGTGGGAGCAGATCGGCCTGATGCCCGCAGAGATCAGCTTTGAGGCGCGCACACTGGAGGACGTCTTCTGGGAGGTGAGCACCCCATGAGCACCGAACCCGCTGAGGCTCCCGCCGTCTCCCGCCCCGCTCCCACTGCTGCCCGAGTGCTGGCGCAGGGTCTCTATGAGACCCGCAATGTGCTGCGCAACGGTGAGCAGCTGCTCGTCAGCCTCATCCTCCCGCTGCTGGTCCTCATCGGTGTGCACCGCTTGGAGCTGATCGCGGGCCAGTCGGTGCCCTCCATCGATGTCATCACTCCTGGGGTGCTTGCGCTGGCCGTGATGGCCACCGGCTTCACCGGGCAGGGCATCGCCACCGGCTTCGAACGCCAGTACGGGGTCCTCGCCTACCTCTCGACCACTCCCCTGGGCCCCGTGGGGCTGATCCTCGGCAAGGCAGTGGCTGTGCTGGCTGTGATCCTGGTCCAGGTGGTGGTGCTGGGCTCCGCCGGCCTTGCGCTGGGATGGAGCCCAGACCTGACCGGGCTCCTCTGGCTGGGCCTGGGCATCGTCATAGGCGCGGCCGCGTTCACCGGCCTGGGGCTGCTGATCGCCGGAACCGTACGCGCCGAAGCCACACTGGCCCTCACGAACGTAGCGTGGGTCCTGATGGGCGCCGCGGGCGGAGCGGTGTTCCCCCTGGGGCACGACGGCGCCGCTGCGGCGCTGCTGCTGATTCCCTCCGCCTCGCTCGGCGAGGCCCTGCGCTCGGCGAGCATCGAAGGCGAGCTCGCCGTCCTGCCCCTCCTCATCCTGGCCGGCTGGGCGATCTTCGCCGTGCTGGCCGCCCGACGCTGGTTCCAGTGGAGATAGGTGATTCACCGTGGAGACCCTGACCCTTCCCTTCCGCGCTCTCGGCCGCCGGCTCGCGCCGGTCTTCGCGCCCTTGACGCAGCGCCTGCCCACCGAGATCACCCGAGTCACCAAGTGGATCGCTTGGGCCTCCCTGATCGCCAACATCGGGATCATCCTGACCGGAGGCGCCGTCCGGCTCACCGACTCGGGGCTGGGCTGCCCGGAGTGGCCGCTCTGCACGGAGGACTCCATCGTCGCCACCCCGGAGATGGGCATCCACGGCGCCATCGAGTTCGGCAACCGGATGCTCACCTACGTGCTGATCGCGATCGCCGCGGCCATGCTGCTCTCGGTGATCCGGCTGCGCCGCACCCACAGGCCGCTGGTGGCAATGTCCCTGATCATCGTCGCAGGCATCCCCATCCAGGCGGTCATCGGCGGAATCACCGTCTGGACCAACCTCAACCCCTGGGTGGTGGCCCTGCACTTCCTCGCCTCTGCCGGGCTGGTGATGGTGGCCACATGGATCCTCGGCCGCGTGAACCTGGAGCTGCGCACCGTCGGAGCGACGGGCACGCCCTTGGTCGACGGGCCCACGGACCGCACCACTCGCCTGACGGGATGGGTCATCCTGGCCTCCGCCTGGGCGGCCGTGGTCCTGGGCACCGTGGTCACCGGCACTGGCCCGCATGCCGGGGACCCCGGCTCGCCGCGGCACGATTTTGACCCCAACCTGGTCACCCAGCTGCACGTGGCCCCTGTCTATGTCCTGTGCGCCGCCACCGTGGTCCTCATGGTTCGAAACGCCCAGCTGAAGGCCTCCCCCGCCCAGCGCCGGGCCGGCTGGTTCCTCCTGGCCGTCATCGTCCTCCAGGGCATCGTGGGCTACTGGCAGCACTTCACTGGTCTGCCCATCCAGCTCGTCTGGGTGCACATGCTCGGCTCGGCGCTGACGGTGGTGGCCGCCGCGAACGTCTGGGACCGCATTCTTGCCCCGTACCGAACCCGTGGGCTGGGCGACCCCACCGCCCCGCGCACCGAGGCCGCAGAGCCCGCCCTGCGCTGAGGACCCGAACCGACTCCTCAGAAGAGCCTGTCCATCCCCCGGTCGGAGAACGTCTTCCCCTCGTTCTGGCAGGTGGGGCAGTACTGGAAGCTGGAGTCGCTGTAGGCCACCTGTTTGATGGTGTTCCCGCAGTCCGGGCAGGGCTCACCGAACCGGCCGTGAACCTTCAGCGCCGACTTCTTCTCCTTCTTCAGATCGCTGGCGGGCCGGCCCTCGGCCCGGCTCATCGCCTCAGTGAGGGCTGCCTGCATCGCCTGATGCAGGCGGGCGACCTCGTCTGGGCCCATGTCGGCTGACTTGAACGGGGACATCTTCGCGGCGTGCAGGATCTCATCCGAGTAGGCGTTGCCGACGCCGGCGATGTGCTGCTGCGTCTTCAGAACATTTTTGATGCGTGCGCGTCCCGCTCCGCGCAGCACCTCGGCGAAGCCTGCCTCATCCAGTTCGAGCGCGTCCGGCCCCAGTTTGGCCACACCGGGAACCTGCTGCGGCTCGTGCACCAGGTGCAGCGCCAGCGCTTTGCGGGTCCCAGCCTCGGTGATGTCCAGCCCAGTGCCGTCATCGAGCACGAGACGTGCCCCGATGGGGCTCTTCGGCGAGGGCCTGCCCTGGGGCGCAGAGTCCCGCCACCGGATCCAGCCCGCCAGGGAGAGATGGATGACCAGGTGGAGCTCTCCGATCATGATGTCCAGGAACTTCCCGATCCTGCCCACCGCCCGCACCGTCTGGCCGCTGACCGCAGACACCGGGGGGTCAAAGGTCTTCAGCGCGTGGAAGGCAGTCACGTCCAGACGTTCCACGGTGCGGCCCTTCAAACGATGCTGAAGGTCAACGGCGAGGGCATGGACTTCCGGCAGCTCAGGCATGTCCACATCCTAGTGAGCCGGACCATAGACGCACCCGGAATGGGGCTGGAGGTGGGCATGTTGGCCTGGATATGACTTCAGCCAAACGTCCCCTCTCCCTGCTCGATCTCGCCAAGGTCAACGAGGGAGAGCAGATCTCCGAGGGCATCGCCCGCTCACTGCGGCTGGCCCAGAGCGCCGATGGTCTGGGCTACACGCGCATCTGGTTCGCCGAGCACCACAACATGCCGCACGTGGCTTCCTCCGCCACATCCCTGCTGATCCAGCATATCGCTGCGAACACGCAGAACGTCCGGGTGGGCTCGGGGGGTGTGATGCTGCCGAACCACTCCCCGCTGGTGATCGCCGAGCAGTTCGGCACCCTCGCCGAGCTGCACCCGGGACGCATCGACCTCGGCTTGGGCCGGGCTCCCGGCACTGACGGGGCCACGATGCGGGCGCTGCGTCGGGACGGCACCGAGGCGGACCGGTTCAGCGCAGACATCATGGAGCTCTCGGGGTACCTGACCGGCAGGTCCCGGGTGAAGGGCGTGAACGCGTATCCCGGATGGAGAACCGATGTCCCGCTGTGGATCCTCGGCTCGTCCCTGTACGGAGCTCAGCTGGCCGCCCAGCTGGGGCTTCCGTACGCCTTCGCCTCGCACTTCGCCCCTCAGATGCTGGAGCACGCCGCACACACCTACCGGGAGAGCTTCGACGCCACGAACTCACTGGCCGGCCCTGACGCCGAGCCGCACTTCATCGCGGCGGCAAACGTGGTCGCTGCGGAGACCGAGGACGTCGCCCAGGAGCAGCTCCGGGCCGCAGAGAACGGATGGATCAGGGCGATGCTGGGCCGGAACCGCGAGCTGACGCCCGACGACGTCGAGATGCTGCGCGACCACCCAGCCGGTCAGCAGGTGCTGGGCATGCTGAAGGAGACCGCGGCCGGCACCCAGGAGCAGGTGGTTGAGTGGTTGG
The sequence above is drawn from the Nesterenkonia populi genome and encodes:
- a CDS encoding ABC transporter permease encodes the protein MSTEPAEAPAVSRPAPTAARVLAQGLYETRNVLRNGEQLLVSLILPLLVLIGVHRLELIAGQSVPSIDVITPGVLALAVMATGFTGQGIATGFERQYGVLAYLSTTPLGPVGLILGKAVAVLAVILVQVVVLGSAGLALGWSPDLTGLLWLGLGIVIGAAAFTGLGLLIAGTVRAEATLALTNVAWVLMGAAGGAVFPLGHDGAAAALLLIPSASLGEALRSASIEGELAVLPLLILAGWAIFAVLAARRWFQWR
- a CDS encoding LLM class flavin-dependent oxidoreductase; translation: MTSAKRPLSLLDLAKVNEGEQISEGIARSLRLAQSADGLGYTRIWFAEHHNMPHVASSATSLLIQHIAANTQNVRVGSGGVMLPNHSPLVIAEQFGTLAELHPGRIDLGLGRAPGTDGATMRALRRDGTEADRFSADIMELSGYLTGRSRVKGVNAYPGWRTDVPLWILGSSLYGAQLAAQLGLPYAFASHFAPQMLEHAAHTYRESFDATNSLAGPDAEPHFIAAANVVAAETEDVAQEQLRAAENGWIRAMLGRNRELTPDDVEMLRDHPAGQQVLGMLKETAAGTQEQVVEWLDAFGDRVRADELMLVNLAPEEAAQHRTLELLAPGGSAQSAS
- a CDS encoding COX15/CtaA family protein — encoded protein: METLTLPFRALGRRLAPVFAPLTQRLPTEITRVTKWIAWASLIANIGIILTGGAVRLTDSGLGCPEWPLCTEDSIVATPEMGIHGAIEFGNRMLTYVLIAIAAAMLLSVIRLRRTHRPLVAMSLIIVAGIPIQAVIGGITVWTNLNPWVVALHFLASAGLVMVATWILGRVNLELRTVGATGTPLVDGPTDRTTRLTGWVILASAWAAVVLGTVVTGTGPHAGDPGSPRHDFDPNLVTQLHVAPVYVLCAATVVLMVRNAQLKASPAQRRAGWFLLAVIVLQGIVGYWQHFTGLPIQLVWVHMLGSALTVVAAANVWDRILAPYRTRGLGDPTAPRTEAAEPALR
- a CDS encoding Fpg/Nei family DNA glycosylase → MPELPEVHALAVDLQHRLKGRTVERLDVTAFHALKTFDPPVSAVSGQTVRAVGRIGKFLDIMIGELHLVIHLSLAGWIRWRDSAPQGRPSPKSPIGARLVLDDGTGLDITEAGTRKALALHLVHEPQQVPGVAKLGPDALELDEAGFAEVLRGAGRARIKNVLKTQQHIAGVGNAYSDEILHAAKMSPFKSADMGPDEVARLHQAMQAALTEAMSRAEGRPASDLKKEKKSALKVHGRFGEPCPDCGNTIKQVAYSDSSFQYCPTCQNEGKTFSDRGMDRLF